The segment ACAAGCGCCTGACATCGGTCACCATCCTCAAGAGGAACAAGTACCACATCTGCATTGTAGATACCTTCATTGTCCACGATCGCCCTGCTGTGTTGCAATTCAAGACGGGCATCAGCCTTACTTCCAAGAACCTCTGATGCACCGTTGTCTTTAAGGTGGTCGATTATCCGGTTGACACGCTCCTCAGTCCTGTGGAACAGATTCACCTCAAGAGGTGCACCTGTCACTTCAGAGAGCTTTACAAGAGAATCGGGAACAAGTGCAGCAGCATTGCCATTCACCGATAGTACCGGTCGCTCTGCAAGGAGCAACATGGCAACACTAACTTTCTCTGCCAAAAGAGCAGAGGCAGTGGTCTGCTCACCGGACAGGTAATCGAAGCATTCGCCCCGACCCTGTGCAACCAGACCCTGCTGACTTGTTATTCCCAGTTTGACACCTTCGACTATCTTCTCCCTTGTTAAGAGAGAAGCATATCTCGGATGATCTTTCGGGATCTCGCTCATATTACATACCGCACTGATCAAGCAGTAGCATCCAGGATAATTCCCTGGTCAGAAGGAACTACCAATGTTTGAACTTCCTGTCCCTCAAGCATCTGGATATACTTGTAGTTGATAAGTTTCGGATTCTTTGCAAGTTCCGCATTTATCAGACGCAAAGCCTCTGCCTCTCCGGTTGCCCTGACAATGGTCGCATTAGCAGCACCATTCGCCTCGATTATCTTCCTTTCAGCTTCAAGCTGTTCCTTCTGCTTCACAAAGACCATTCTCTGAGCTTCCTGATCTGCCTGAAGTTTGGACTCGATAGCATCAGCCACCTTTTCCGGCAACCTGACGTTCCTTAGAAGAACCTCTTCAACGATTATACCATCCTCAAGAAGAGCAGCTTCCATCTCCTCAACCATCTCGGTTGCGACCAGTTCTCTTTGTTCACCATACACTTCCATGGCAGTATTTCTGGAAACAACTTCCCTGATAACGGACTTTATCGTAGGCCTGATGATCTTTTCTGCATAGCCGGTACCAAGCTTTTTGTGGACCTCACTTGCATCCTCTGCAATAAGCCTGTACCTTACACTGATATCGAGACCAAGGGTCAGTCCTTCATTTGTAAGTGCATTGATCTGGTCATCACCTACAACTTCACCTTCTGAAGATCTTGCACTCATGGTGTAGACCTCGCTCCTTACGGAATACTTGGTGACACTTACCCACGGAGGTACAATATGCAGACCTTCACCAAGTTCGTCATCCTGGACACCACCGAACTGACTGAACTTCACACCAACTTCACCAGCACCAATAGACACGAATATCGATCCAAAAACTACAGAAAAGATGATCAATATCGTTAAAACAATAGCTGCCCCACGAAGAGCCACTACTGCAATTGGAGGGATCTTAATTTCAGGCATAGGGGATTCCTTGCCCTCACTGGGACCTTTAATGTCCCATTCATCTTCCATTACCATAATAATTTGCTCCTGATTTGTATATAATGATCTAACTGAATTAAAGAATACATTCTTTTTACTAATAGTCTTTTCGTACCATTGCGAACAAATGCGATGGGAAACTTCAAATTATCCAGGATGTTGATAACACGAAGTAACCTTATAAGTAGTAACCTCTGCAAAAGTTGAAAGTGCTTCCAACACATCTTCTTTTGCACCGCCATCCGAGCAGGCAAAAACGGTCTCACCCAACATTGCCTGTGAAGCCATACCGCCTGCTGCACCTACTGCCTCAATAGCATCAATTACACGATCACTTGCAAGCCCACATTTTAACGTGAACTGCTTTGAAAGCTCCATGAAATTTGCAACGTTAGGACGTGAAAGCAAAGAAAGCAACGCAGACCTGCCTGCAGAATTGATCTCCCTCATAAGTTCATCATCATTTAGCACCGAACCTGTGGAAAGTTCACCAAGCACCACACAATAAACCTCAAAGGAGGGAGAAGGTACACGGTCAAGAACACCATAAGGGGGGCAACCCGGAACTTTCCTGATCGGGACACCACCGAAATACTGACCTTCAACATCCCCCATGCCACTGCCGTTGCTGACCTCTGCGATATGAACAGCCTCCACAAGCTGATTGGAAGTCAGTCCCAGTGAGAAGACATCGTTGAGCGCATAAGCAGTACTGAGAGCACCCGCAGCGGATGCACCGAATCCGCAACCTATTGGAATTGAAGAGGTGCATTCCACATGGACAGGAAGATCCACGAGTTGTTCTATCAACGATCGAGTTGTGTCTGCCTTAACAGAGACACCATCGAGAAATATCTCAGTTTTTTCCTCGCCCGGAGTGACAATGACATCAATGCCACCATCAATGACAACACCACAACCAGTTGATCCTTTCCTGCGTGGATCAGGATCATCATGTATCTCAAAAAAACCTGTTATATGACCAGGAGCAAAGGCTTTGCCAGCAGAACTTTCAATTGACATCGGACTCTCTTTTCCTGAAAATAGCTTCTACATTATCTGCAAGTGTTTCAGCGATCAGCCTCTTGTTTCCACTGACATGGGTGATCCCATCATCCATTGAGGATATTATGTGAACGTCATTCTCCACAGTCCCCATCCCAGTGATGCTTACCTCATTTGCAACCACCATGTCAAGTTCAGCGGCCTTCAGGGACTCCTTTGCACGTGTGATCAACTCATCCTCTGTTATGCCGGCCTCTGCCTTGAATCCAACAATGGAAATATCAGGATGAGCATCACGCACCTCCCTTATCAGTTTACGTGTGCTCCTGAATATCAGATTCAGGTCACCACCTGACTTGATCTTATTGTCCTGAGCATCAAGAGTGTAATCAGAGATCGCCGCTGCACTGATCAGCATATCATAGCCATGTTCAAGTTCCCTGAGAGTTGCATCGATCATCTCCCCTGCACTTTCGACCAGGATCTCGTTAACACCTTCCGAGTCAAGCCTGCCATTGTGGACCACTGTGACCTCTGCACCCCTGCGATAGAATTCAAGAGCGATCTCCCTGCCAGTACGACCTGATGCACGATTGGTTATCACCCGGATAGGATCAATGGCCTCTGCAGTTGCACCACTTGTTATGAGCACTTTTTTCCCTGCAAGTGTACTGCTGCCAAGGGAACGTTCCACTGCAAGTGTGATCTCATAATTGGATGCGATCTTTGCAATTCCTTCATTGAGATGCGGACCTACAAATGTTATGTCCCAATCCTGAAGCTTGTTTATATTTTCCATCACGGCCGGATGTTCATACATTGAATTGTGCATTGCAGGAACAACGATCACAGGCGTACCTTCCCCCATGGCCGTTGTTGCGAACGTCGTAACAGGAGTATCATCTATACCACATGCCATCTTACCGATGGTATTGGCAGTTGCAGGTGCAACCAGGAGAAGATCTGCACATCCTTCCGAGCCGAAGAACTTCACATGCTCGACCTCACCGGTAATCTCAGTGATAACATCGTGGCCGGTGGCATAATGCAATGCATAGGGATGAAGGATATGTTGTGCCTCTTTGCTCATTACAGCATAAACCTCTGCACCGTTGCGTATAAGTTCACGTGCAAGTTCAACAACACGTACCGCAGCTATACTGCCGGTAACAGCAATAACAATGACTTTTCCAGAAAGGGAAGCACCTTTTTGCCCCTTTATCCACATAGTAGGATGACGTGACATATTCATCAAATCCACTTTGCGTTCTAATGATAAGTAGCTTACTGAAAGTTTTTTCAAAAAATGGCATTCTTTTTATTCCACGCTGTTTGAACGAATCGGTTAAAAAATACCCAAAACTTAAGGTCGGGTTTATCAGACTAAACAAAAAAGAGAAAGTCCCGATATTCCCTCCGCATAGCCTTTGGAACAATAATGCAAATAAAATATGTGATGTGGAAGTTCACATATCACGAAATGCAATAAACAATGAAAAAAACAGATGGAGAACGTTACTTTAGTACGTCTTCCTTTGTTGTTCTTTGTTTCCACTCACCACAATACAGATCTTTAGTCGTGATGGGAAAATATAGGTTACCAGTTCTAAAATGTTGTTCACTATCAGCACGGGGAGGATATCGCCGACATTCCCCACGGCCCCCACCTAATTCATTTTCGACTCTCCAATAATAACATGTTGAACATTTTACCTGACTATCCATGTAATGTACCCCATCGAATATATTCATTTTAAATATCTTTAACCTTTCCTTTCATTCACTATAACACCGCGTAAAACGAGAGCTTATCCCATCGAACTAGGCAATTAGTTACAGTGGTCGCTTTAGCCCCTAAACTATCCAGCCACTCACAAACAGCCATATGTTCCTTTAAATCTGTAATAAATGTCAATGAAAATATAAACAGTTGCGCATATGCCAACAGAAGTATTAATAGCATCCTGAAACACTTAACTTGAGATTAATGGCTGGAACAAAGAAAGTCGCAGGAAACCTGAACACGTTTTTCAAAAAGTATTCAGGAAAGGAAAAGCTGGAGGAAGAGATTGACAAGCTCCAGTCACACATACTTGAGCTGGAGATCGACAGGAAGAGGTTTGAGAAGAACGAGACCAATGCAAAACGTGCCCTTGCTGCAAAACAGGAAGCAGAGGAAAAACTCAAAGCTGCTAACGTAAAGATCGAAACACTCACACACCAGCTTGAAGAGAAGAAAGAGGAAGTTTCAGAAGAGATATCATTTGATCTTATCGAAGAGGTCACACCTTCACAAATGACATCCTACATTGACCAACTGGGATCAATAAGATCTGATCGCGATTCACTCCTAACTGCATACATTAATGAAAAAGAGATGAATTTGAATGCAGGGTTCTCAAAGGATGCCGTGAGAGACCTGGACCAGAATAGCCAGTACCTTATACAGAAGATCAAAAGCGACACAGGATATGCACTGTTCTATGACAGTATGCAGATGGTAAAGGAGGTTGTAGTTCCTCCACTTCCATTTGAAAGAAGTTCTGTAGAGATGTCCAATTCATTTGTGACCGGGCCGCTAAAAAACACACTTACAGAGGATATTAGCGTATGCATCCTCGCAGCCCACGCCGGAGAATCACTTATAGGAATATGTTCCGACAAGACCGGATTTGACGAAGATATGATCATCCGAAGCAGTGTCAAAGCCAAACATACAAAGGGTGGTTTTAGCCAGAGGCGCTTTGAAAGGCTCAGGGATGAAGATATTGACCATCATGTGGAAAAGGTCAGGGACTCACTGAAGAACATGCTTGAGCATGCTCCCATTGATATTGATATGATAATAATATGCGGAGACACCGTACTGGCAAATTATATCCTTGAAGATATCGACACGGACATACCTATCATGGAAAGGAACATTGATGCAAAGATCGAAAAACATGATACAGATAGTATAATAAGAAGTATCTTCAGTTGCCGCCGATACAAACTGTAACAGGAGCTAACATGGTAGAACCGGAAGAGATTGAAGGCATAGCAGACGCACTTGGGGCTGTCACACATGACGAAATTGTAGAACTCGCTCAGGAACTTGCATATAAAAGAGAAGAGAATATACCTGACGAGGAAGAGATCACAATAATGCTGGAAAAGGCAGTCTCCAAACACCTGCTTGAAGCAATATCCATTGAGGAACTTAGTGAAGCTGATGCTAAGGACAGTGAAGATGTTAATTATTATATTGTAGGTCCACATGCATTCCCGAATTATCCATTCGATCTGAGCGAGGTCATTGATGTCCTCAAACTGGGCAGGCGAGAGGTCGATCCGGATAAGATCACAAAGAGATTTTCCGGAAGACTGAAAGCCAGAATTACAAAAATCAGACACAATATAGAGGACTTTGCTAATGGACATAACAATAGCATTGACATCCCAACCCTCGAAAACAGATACAGCGACCTGTTAAATCTCTACTATGACTATGATTCGTGGCTTGAGGGGGAGATCACAGAGATGGAGGATGAGATACTGGATATTAGCAAACAGATCGATGCCCTGGGAGCAGCACAAGATATTTGATGTTTGTATGCGATGAGAGGTGAAGATAGATATGGCAAGGCATAGAAAAGATACCTATTACTGGCGTGCAAAAGAAGAAGGATATCGCTCGAGGGCAGCCTATAAGCTTTTCCAGATCAACGAGAAATTCAAGGTCATAAAGGAAGGGGACACAATTGTGGATCTTGGAGCTGCGCCTGGCGGATGGCTCGAGGTCGCAAAGAAGCTCTCAGAAGGAAAGGTCGTCGGAGTAGACCTTCGCCGCATCAAAGAAATAGAAGGCGTCGACACAATAAAAGGAGATATTACATCCGATGTGACCATCAGGAAGATCATCGACATGGTCGGAGAAGATGGAGCCGATGTTGTCATTTGTGATGCCGCACCAAACCTTTCAGGCAACTGGAGCCTTGACCATGCACGTTCCATAGACCTTACAACTTCCGCACTGGAATGCGCAAAGAAGATACTCAAGCCTCAGGGACATTTTATTGTGAAGGTTTTCCAGGGAGATATGTTCAAGGATTACATGGACGAGGTTAGAAAAAACTTCACATTTACCAAGGCATATTCACCACATGCATCAAGAGATGAAAGCGCAGAGATCTACGTGATCGGTAAGAAGTTCCTTACTGCACCTTTGCATAAAAACGATGAGTTCGATGTCGTTATCAAGGAAATGGGTGCCTCCGGAGATGGTATTGCCTATGTTGAGGATTTCGTGGTCTTTGTTAAAGAGGTCGATAAAGGGGACTCGGTGAAGATCCAGATCACAGATGTCAAACCGAACTTTGCCTTTGCAAAGGTCATTGAACGTTATATAGAGGAAGAAACAAAATAAAATGGTTCAACTCTTTGGATCAAATCGATCAATTAATTTAATTAGTAAATAAATAACAAAATGGTTGTCCCTTCAGCGATCCTGAAGGGTTTCCACTTCTTCTACAAGTCTATTGCCTGCAGCTACCTCATCTATGCTGTGCACAACTGCACCAAGATTTTCGATGGATTGCCTTATCACATTATAGTCGATCTGATCGCCTTCAATAGTGATCTTGATGTTCTCTGTTTTCTGATCAACCTCATACAAACCGATGTTGACACCTGTAACACCATCAATTACACTCAAATTCTCTGCCAGTTCAATGGTAGAGGGATGGTGCGGTTTCAACACATCCAGAACCAATCTTCTTATTCCTGTCAATTTGTTCATCCTTCCCAAGATTTCCGATAGCAACGGAGATTATAGAAGTATAGATAGAATATTATGATAACCAAATATTAGATTTCGTCAGCAAACCTTATATAAATATTGATGTAAATACTGTTCGTACACAAACGATTTATATTGGAATGACATTTAGAGACCATTCATTTTATACATTTTTGCAGGTGAGCAAATGATAGACCTACATACACATACCGTATTCAGTGACGGAGAACTTATCCCAAGCGAACTTGTCCGCAGGGCTGTAACCTTTGGATATCGAGGTATTGGAATAACGGATCACGTCGATTATACTAACATAGAACATGTACTCTCATGCGTGAAGAAAGCAAAATACATGGAAGAGGTCATGGATATCAGAGTGATCACCGGAGTTGAGCTCACACACGTCCACCCTGCAAAGATAGCACCCCTTGCAAGAATGGCAAAGGAACTTGGAGCTGAGATCGTGGTAGTTCACGGAGAATCACCGGTTGAGCCTGTTGCGCCTGGAACCAATGCCGCATCTGTGATATGTGAAGATGTCGACATCCTCGCACACCCAGGATTCCTCACCACCGAGGAAGCACAACTGGCAATTGACAACGATGTCTGCATTGAGATCACCGCAAGGAACGGTCACAACAGAACAAACGGTCACGTTGCAAGGATATGTACCGAGGTCGGCGCCACCATGGTGGTAGATACCGACACACACAGTCCCGACAATCTCATCACAAAAGAGACAGCTCTGAAAGTTGCAATGGGAGCCGGACTCACAGAAAGTCAGGCAAAGCAGGTCCTTGAGAACTCTGTCCGATTCATCGAATGATGACGGTACTCTTTAATTTCCAGTCATAACAACAACATTCACTCATGCCGGGCATTCCGGCATATGATCTTTTTTGATCTACATTTGATCCTTAAATTGAGCCTTTGCAAATATGCAAGTTCAAAAAGCATAGTATTCAATACTTTTTAAAAGTCTTTGAGATCAGAAATGGCTTAGAGTCTGCTTTTTACCATCAAAAACAAGCTCGAAAGTAAACTCCCCGTTGATCGGACCCTCTATCACCACGCCCTCACCAAGATCATCATACGAATAGGCGTATTCATCGAATATCCATTTGCCATTCTCGTCCAAAATTCCATTTCTGAAGACCACCGGTTCACCGCTGATAAGAACACGTGTTTTAACCCCACTGGCATAACTGCAGAGAATGGTGTTATCTTCCACAGACCATGCCGTGTTCGTAAGGTTGCCATCAGCATCAGGGTCCGGATCAACTCCGAAAGCGACATAATTCACATGTTCCGGCATGGAAAGTTCCACAGTGCACATCGAACCATCCGTACCCTTTGAAGAGATCTCCCTGGCATAGCCATGCTGTATAGAGGAGATCTTCAGGGCAGCATCTTCCAGCTGCCTGTCAACATCAGCATCATCCATTACCGGAGAAATATTGTTCCATGAAACTGCTGCGAGCACGACCACAAGAGCAGTGATCGCAAGATAGACCACCATCTTCAACGGGATGGTATCCACACCACGCGTGTCTTCAAGAAAACGTTGAAGGTAGCCCACCATCACTCACCTGAAAGAGAGAATAAAACAAATCGGCTGGACAGCATCAATCCAGCCACTCGAAGAACTTGTCAAGCGCCCTGCGCCTGTGGGAAAATGTGTTCTTGATCTCGGTACCAAGCTCACCGAAGGTCTTGCCCTCATACTCGAATATCGGATCATATCCGAACCCGCCGGTACCGCGTTCCTCAAAGGCGATCTTACCTTCCACAGTACCTGTGAAAACGGAAGGTTCTCCCCCGGGTTCGCAATAGCCGATCACCGACTTGAATATGGCAGACCTGTCTTCCTCATCTTCCATGAGCTTCAGGACCTTCTGGTTTCCGAGATTATCCTCCACAAATGCGGAATAAGGACCCGGAAAACCGTTCAGTGCATTGATGAACAGACCGGAATCATCCACCATAACGGGATGTTTTAGTTTTTCAGCAGCCCATTTTGCACCGTATGCAGCAATAGGCTCAAGATCATCTTCCTGAAGTTCGGGATATCCATCCGCATTCTGCATCAGCTCAATGTCCTTTGCAGCCAGTATCTCCTTTGCTTCTCCGAACTTTCCCTTATTTCCAGTAACGAATACCATTTTACGCATAACGACCCCTCTTTTCGATCTCTTTTATCCGAAGCAGAACCTCATCTGCTTTGTCAAGTTTCCTTCTATAACCACGACAGAATGCTTCAATCAGCTCTTCATAATTTGCATGTGTACTTTCAAATGTCTGGAACAGTACATGGATATCCACACCTCTGGACTCCACCGAACCGTCAACGAATGCCAGACCAAAGTCGATCAGGTAGATACGACCGTCCTTTACAATCATATTGGAAGTTGTAAGATCACCATGGATTATCCCGCCGCTGTGAAGCCGGCCGATAACCTCGCCTACAAGCTCACACAGCTCAGCGTCCACCAGATACTTCAATGGTTTTCCATCGATGAACTCCATCTCAATAGTATAATCATAGATATCATGAATTATCGGGGTCGCAACACCACATCGCCTGGCCTCTGACATCAGGCGTGCTTCTGCTCGTGTCCTTTCCTTACGGATCCGCTCATCCAGTTCCTGAACCCTGTACCGCTTGGGCATACGTTCCTTGACAACGAAACCACCTTTAAGGCTTACACTGGCCTCAGCACCACTTCTCAGGTACATCAAAGCACCTCCTGATGCTTATCCACGATCCAGGTAACATCCACGGTATCCGGCCTGAAGCTTGGGTCAACGTGTGAGTTTTCAATAGGGATGGTGGTTCCTGACTTGAACATAAGCAGGCCGGTATATGCGATCATTGCACCGTTGTCACCCATGAACTTCCTTTCCGGAACATAAAAGCGTGCTCCGCGGTCATCACACATAACATCCAGCATTTCCCTGAGCCTCATGTTCGCACCCACACCACCTGCAAGCAGCACCTCGCTCTTACCGGTATGTGCAAGTGCACGCTCTGTGACCTCCACAAGCATTGCAAAAGCATTCTCCTGGAAAGAATAACAGACATCCTCAAGGGATGAGGATTTTAATGCGTCTTTAGCAGCTGTTGAAAGTCCAGAAAAAGAGAAGTCCATTCCTTTGACAACGTAAGGCATTTTGACATATCCCGTAGCTTCTTTCGCATATTCCTCGACCTTTGGCCCGCCGGGATGGCTTAAGCCTGCACTCCTTGCAAACTTATCAAGTGCATTCCCGATTCCGATATCAAGGGTCTCACCGAATATCCGATATTTTCCAGCCCTGTGGGCAAGGACCTGGGAATTGCCCCCACTTACATACAGTACGACCGGATCATTTGCCGGTGTCTTCCACCTTCCGATCTCGATGTGCGCAATGCAGTGATTCACTCCCACCAGAGGAACATTAAGTGACATTGCAAGTGCCCTTGCAGATGTGGCAACGGTCCTGAGACATGCACCAAGACCCGGACCCTGTGAGAATGCAATTGCATCAATGTCCTGTGGATGATGATCTTTCCCCCTAAATTCCTCCAGGAGCCTTTCGATAACATTAGATGCATACATTGCATGATGCTGAGCAGCTTCCCTGGGATGGATCCCACCGGTCGCCGGACGATAGGTCTCGGTGACCTCTGCGATAACATCGTCTTCATCAACAATAGCTGCACTCAGGTTCCATGCTGTGCCTTCTATACCAAGAACTGTGGTCAATAAATAAGTCTCCTTGAAAAGTAATGTCGTTTTTTGTGTGTATTAACCTTGCTTCCTTACATATAACTTACCAGTTGAGAAACGTTTTAGTAGTTAGCAAACCAATCCACCATCATGGAAGAGAAGAGTAAAACAACCACAAAAGCAAACAGCAAACCAGAGATCACTACCGAGGAACTTCTGTGGAATATCGGTCAGCCACATCTTGGAACACACATTCCACCATCACTAAACGATGAACTTCCTGCCCTTGATGGAATTGAGTTCATGCCACACAAGACCGCTGGACTACAATCAGCTGCAGATATGTGGATCGACAAAGCAAGGATCAGCGATAACCTTCACAAAAAAACT is part of the Methanococcoides orientis genome and harbors:
- the coaBC gene encoding bifunctional phosphopantothenoylcysteine decarboxylase/phosphopantothenate--cysteine ligase CoaBC; translated protein: MNMSRHPTMWIKGQKGASLSGKVIVIAVTGSIAAVRVVELARELIRNGAEVYAVMSKEAQHILHPYALHYATGHDVITEITGEVEHVKFFGSEGCADLLLVAPATANTIGKMACGIDDTPVTTFATTAMGEGTPVIVVPAMHNSMYEHPAVMENINKLQDWDITFVGPHLNEGIAKIASNYEITLAVERSLGSSTLAGKKVLITSGATAEAIDPIRVITNRASGRTGREIALEFYRRGAEVTVVHNGRLDSEGVNEILVESAGEMIDATLRELEHGYDMLISAAAISDYTLDAQDNKIKSGGDLNLIFRSTRKLIREVRDAHPDISIVGFKAEAGITEDELITRAKESLKAAELDMVVANEVSITGMGTVENDVHIISSMDDGITHVSGNKRLIAETLADNVEAIFRKRESDVN
- a CDS encoding prohibitin family protein, producing MVMEDEWDIKGPSEGKESPMPEIKIPPIAVVALRGAAIVLTILIIFSVVFGSIFVSIGAGEVGVKFSQFGGVQDDELGEGLHIVPPWVSVTKYSVRSEVYTMSARSSEGEVVGDDQINALTNEGLTLGLDISVRYRLIAEDASEVHKKLGTGYAEKIIRPTIKSVIREVVSRNTAMEVYGEQRELVATEMVEEMEAALLEDGIIVEEVLLRNVRLPEKVADAIESKLQADQEAQRMVFVKQKEQLEAERKIIEANGAANATIVRATGEAEALRLINAELAKNPKLINYKYIQMLEGQEVQTLVVPSDQGIILDATA
- a CDS encoding DUF211 domain-containing protein, yielding MNKLTGIRRLVLDVLKPHHPSTIELAENLSVIDGVTGVNIGLYEVDQKTENIKITIEGDQIDYNVIRQSIENLGAVVHSIDEVAAGNRLVEEVETLQDR
- a CDS encoding 4-phosphopantoate--beta-alanine ligase — encoded protein: MSEIPKDHPRYASLLTREKIVEGVKLGITSQQGLVAQGRGECFDYLSGEQTTASALLAEKVSVAMLLLAERPVLSVNGNAAALVPDSLVKLSEVTGAPLEVNLFHRTEERVNRIIDHLKDNGASEVLGSKADARLELQHSRAIVDNEGIYNADVVLVPLEDGDRCQALVGMGKSVITIDLNPLSRTSRTATVTIVDNVVRAVDNMIVLSSELKGLDEAELRKMVSEYDNSCTLSDAVRQMIRKLEELSDT
- a CDS encoding 23S rRNA (uridine(2552)-2'-O)-methyltransferase, coding for MARHRKDTYYWRAKEEGYRSRAAYKLFQINEKFKVIKEGDTIVDLGAAPGGWLEVAKKLSEGKVVGVDLRRIKEIEGVDTIKGDITSDVTIRKIIDMVGEDGADVVICDAAPNLSGNWSLDHARSIDLTTSALECAKKILKPQGHFIVKVFQGDMFKDYMDEVRKNFTFTKAYSPHASRDESAEIYVIGKKFLTAPLHKNDEFDVVIKEMGASGDGIAYVEDFVVFVKEVDKGDSVKIQITDVKPNFAFAKVIERYIEEETK
- a CDS encoding DUF7109 family protein, which codes for MVEPEEIEGIADALGAVTHDEIVELAQELAYKREENIPDEEEITIMLEKAVSKHLLEAISIEELSEADAKDSEDVNYYIVGPHAFPNYPFDLSEVIDVLKLGRREVDPDKITKRFSGRLKARITKIRHNIEDFANGHNNSIDIPTLENRYSDLLNLYYDYDSWLEGEITEMEDEILDISKQIDALGAAQDI
- a CDS encoding Vms1/Ankzf1 family peptidyl-tRNA hydrolase; translated protein: MAGTKKVAGNLNTFFKKYSGKEKLEEEIDKLQSHILELEIDRKRFEKNETNAKRALAAKQEAEEKLKAANVKIETLTHQLEEKKEEVSEEISFDLIEEVTPSQMTSYIDQLGSIRSDRDSLLTAYINEKEMNLNAGFSKDAVRDLDQNSQYLIQKIKSDTGYALFYDSMQMVKEVVVPPLPFERSSVEMSNSFVTGPLKNTLTEDISVCILAAHAGESLIGICSDKTGFDEDMIIRSSVKAKHTKGGFSQRRFERLRDEDIDHHVEKVRDSLKNMLEHAPIDIDMIIICGDTVLANYILEDIDTDIPIMERNIDAKIEKHDTDSIIRSIFSCRRYKL
- a CDS encoding bifunctional N(6)-L-threonylcarbamoyladenine synthase/serine/threonine protein kinase is translated as MTTVLGIEGTAWNLSAAIVDEDDVIAEVTETYRPATGGIHPREAAQHHAMYASNVIERLLEEFRGKDHHPQDIDAIAFSQGPGLGACLRTVATSARALAMSLNVPLVGVNHCIAHIEIGRWKTPANDPVVLYVSGGNSQVLAHRAGKYRIFGETLDIGIGNALDKFARSAGLSHPGGPKVEEYAKEATGYVKMPYVVKGMDFSFSGLSTAAKDALKSSSLEDVCYSFQENAFAMLVEVTERALAHTGKSEVLLAGGVGANMRLREMLDVMCDDRGARFYVPERKFMGDNGAMIAYTGLLMFKSGTTIPIENSHVDPSFRPDTVDVTWIVDKHQEVL
- a CDS encoding histidinol phosphate phosphatase domain-containing protein, with amino-acid sequence MIDLHTHTVFSDGELIPSELVRRAVTFGYRGIGITDHVDYTNIEHVLSCVKKAKYMEEVMDIRVITGVELTHVHPAKIAPLARMAKELGAEIVVVHGESPVEPVAPGTNAASVICEDVDILAHPGFLTTEEAQLAIDNDVCIEITARNGHNRTNGHVARICTEVGATMVVDTDTHSPDNLITKETALKVAMGAGLTESQAKQVLENSVRFIE
- a CDS encoding Kae1-associated kinase Bud32, with protein sequence MYLRSGAEASVSLKGGFVVKERMPKRYRVQELDERIRKERTRAEARLMSEARRCGVATPIIHDIYDYTIEMEFIDGKPLKYLVDAELCELVGEVIGRLHSGGIIHGDLTTSNMIVKDGRIYLIDFGLAFVDGSVESRGVDIHVLFQTFESTHANYEELIEAFCRGYRRKLDKADEVLLRIKEIEKRGRYA
- a CDS encoding pantoate kinase, with protein sequence MSIESSAGKAFAPGHITGFFEIHDDPDPRRKGSTGCGVVIDGGIDVIVTPGEEKTEIFLDGVSVKADTTRSLIEQLVDLPVHVECTSSIPIGCGFGASAAGALSTAYALNDVFSLGLTSNQLVEAVHIAEVSNGSGMGDVEGQYFGGVPIRKVPGCPPYGVLDRVPSPSFEVYCVVLGELSTGSVLNDDELMREINSAGRSALLSLLSRPNVANFMELSKQFTLKCGLASDRVIDAIEAVGAAGGMASQAMLGETVFACSDGGAKEDVLEALSTFAEVTTYKVTSCYQHPG
- a CDS encoding XTP/dITP diphosphatase gives rise to the protein MRKMVFVTGNKGKFGEAKEILAAKDIELMQNADGYPELQEDDLEPIAAYGAKWAAEKLKHPVMVDDSGLFINALNGFPGPYSAFVEDNLGNQKVLKLMEDEEDRSAIFKSVIGYCEPGGEPSVFTGTVEGKIAFEERGTGGFGYDPIFEYEGKTFGELGTEIKNTFSHRRRALDKFFEWLD